A DNA window from Anastrepha ludens isolate Willacy chromosome 6, idAnaLude1.1, whole genome shotgun sequence contains the following coding sequences:
- the LOC128867299 gene encoding putative gustatory receptor 36b: MRQFVTFCLKFLNYVGILIGFTSLRVDYSTQKVVKSKPANYYVVFANVTMVALLPCAHTVSINYITASFNNNLLAFTDSVNLFICYIVIVFSVVSRHRRENIYIEISDEVRKLDLTFFNKFTLNSGIEKRADWILLIKIFTLSLVVHVPIYGVFQQAIRVDANVIMLAVYSSIMKGILHGVMFLFFFMLWLVRTRIWRLNAHLNDLLHRQLRLHGSTNVNLAYSSDALLAAEELREMARVHARLIAMLQRLNAAYRWQVIAVQLTYLISNISYGYYRVATLDDSIYQHQTMPSLISSFVASTVVFLDINLLYWAADATTSACQHTASLLRNFQVLSFMDAAFEQQCETFALQLKQQNMHINIAGMFNLNRQTALALWAFCARHILILVQFDYEARNHGNRSSGVLEHVSRLLQFGEIWGEE; this comes from the exons aTGCGACAATTTGTGACGTTTTGTTTGAAGTTCTTGAATTACGTGGGCATTTTAATCGGCTTCACCAGTCTCCGCGTGGATTACTCCACGCAGAAGGTAGTCAAATCGAAGCCTGCCAATTACTATGTGGTGTTCGCAAATGTTACTATGGTGGCCTTGCTGCCATGCGCCCATACAGTTTCCATCAACTACATCACTGCGAGTTTCAATAATAATTTACTCGCTTTCACCGACTCCGTCAATTTATTCATTTGCTAcattgttattgtattttcgGTAGTGAGTCGACATCGCCgcgaaaatatttacatagaaaTCTCGGATGAAGTGCGCAAGCTTGACCTAACCTTCTTCAACAAGTTTACGTTGAATTCAGGCATTGAGAAGCGAGCCGATTGGATATTGCTCATCAAAATATTTACCCTCAGTCTGGTGGTGCACGTGCCCATTTATGGTGTATTCCAGCAGGCGATACGCGTCGATGCGAATGTCATCATGTTGGCAGTATATTCGAGCATCATGAAGGGCATTCTCCATGGagtcatgtttttgtttttcttcatgCTGTGGCTAGTGCGTACGCGCATATGGCGATTGAATGCACATCTTAATGATCTTCTGCATAGACAGCTGAGGCTGCATGGAAGCACGAATGTGAATTTGGCATACAGCAGTGATGCATTACTCGCAGCAGAGGAGCTAAGGGAGATGGCTAGGGTACATGCACGCCTTATCGCAATGCTGCAGCGTCTCAATGCTGCGTATAGATGGCAGGTGATTGCAGTGCAGCTGACGTATTTGATAAGCAACATTTCGTATGGTTACTATAGGGTGGCAACGTTGGATGATTCCATATATCAACATCAGACTATGCCTTCTCTCATTTCATCTTTTGTGGCAAGTACAGTTGTATTTCTGGACATCAATTTACTATATTGGGCAGCAGATGCAACAACGAGTGCTTGCCAACACACCGCCAGCTTATTGCGCAACTTTCAGGTGTTGTCGTTTATGGATGCAGCATTTGAGCAGCag TGCGAAACATTTGCGCTGCaattgaaacaacaaaatatgcATATAAACATCGCCGGAATGTTTAATCTAAATCGGCAGACTGCATTGGCGCTCTGGGCCTTTTGTGCGCGCCACATACTCATTCTGGTGCAATTCGACTATGAGGCGCGCAATCATGGGAATCGGTCAAGTGGTGTCCTGGAGCATGTTAGCCGTTTGCTACAATTTGGCGAGATTTGGGGAGAGGAGTGA